In Mycoplasmopsis maculosa, one genomic interval encodes:
- a CDS encoding MGA_1079 family surface serine endopeptidase, whose product MKKTLALSILGVVAFVVSCSTNEINEKETEKNKEQFLKNKEELKNIILNLKYPSGKDSAVVKEIIEKINSIDSNDLIALEKIKIIKKYVLELKEKVEKANNELESLGYEDYVINELFDSADTDEEFSKLSDAIKKEKEKKNLEIRKNNLDTIVNLLPYPDKNGEIISDINDAPAIDRIKKIYHNDLTKVIEIESKIENLRENILNFIEKIKTISPQNRINFINDNSEKINFYELLRNSISYEDFEALENKIILALKNEKDKAINYINNLDNLNSNKKSGFENQINNSKNYNEISNIINEAENRNKIDGLKKLITIEDYIISNENRQNSLLIEKINSSINNIYSRIDNINIQEYNDQKNNLINLKEELSDIKNIINSLANNDVYSLEESKTKLINMLALVQSLKSAELVKLEIEKDKLINKAYKLPYPGKNNENSNIIAIQDILTIINNIRELSELNVVNNTINEIPQKINLAIDEIESISENNEIQDLESRKEYLKSELNKANTEEEFNDLFENIRLAKTQSVEEYNKYRKNKLIEKIKSLPYPGGIEAEAINEILSLIDNSELSIDELNNVVDSIIIKIDQIINRISGFSQDNKNIINEKLNSANTEDEFNKIIKLIDALEQDENNNFATRINALEFLSEEQKENFINQLKNKNFEQRKEILLNAIKENIISKINSLPYPNNNASGKNILIVETNILTIENELNDKLNQIKEIETAINQTINKINNLPYPDGTSAPAVSTLKNRLNSLSNKEEILNLVNPLLSEKITLYKNILNSQLNPFPSDARDYGLKDRIKGLIDLNSNYENELKWNLYETKRRRVVNTLIDNLDILDSNAKSNLKREVVEIPDARKTEAIDDFETKMQSLDNIILKAQKENAKAHVDTISYPSSENSLTARNFLKNLIDQANNISEINNLRTQNQNIKNRMSTTINNVNSIVNVQRKNNINNLLNSVDNINDFDQIDIEIEKNKALDYLDSLLFLNENQKSTYSNNINTSLNNQSIETIKNEARIQNLKEEVKQVVDTIPYPNSNSREANNSKNTLKNEIQNIVLESDIQTKRTSIEQFKELLISKKTAINSLPYNSNSALAKTELTSLLNNATNIEYLNRILPEDWSNKVLMYKNLIKRFFGNNSELLARLDKTHPTKQRVNDDDNFTLQNLDYQVLETMKQNNIRKVNSLSNLDQNRKNHYRDLINAIQNTGEDLLPNPNKFEQINNLYLDSKKESVTNKINNLTNLTNSNLSDLNNVNNSIQNLRNSLHNNLRGINNESEIDTFITKVNKLNEVLSSLKQKFQNDYIIVIKTFVDKLINASSLININSINDEINNFYRELELLKASNGLLTIYSNNVNNITLDNVKYKAYNTLLNEVKNSTNWEFLRDLNNKKPLYEANITYTKTNRENIPNVAIQGFNRRVLESTSVDQISQITNELTSYKTKFDESVLLLNSIGKQSNRVSLNALLNNASNLESLDNLKQKIFEFSNIYNRAIELINQYNESTLKEENKLNQFNQTLDNTQNKNDIELLIQNINNEINKSNNLENVRSSLIEKIENSNIENYLKIVIKENLMNQNDLQIIKTLYNSFSNLIENIDEENTELFIRNINDLDSYLSIRNDLNNAFNRNKINTLKNIILEQDYYVNGVTLTQELRNKINNTLREINLSIESITINQFEEKRNSLTELKNNLSSTKDLINNLNSSDVISLENTKNKIANLLAVVKHNDEIRSVKLEIEKEKIRNKAFKLPYPEKNSQSDNIIAIQDINNLIDSFNSYDDLVALSSHIDTIPEKINNALEKINEINLNVENSQSRKESLITELKKANTNEEFILLISNIENAKNQSQQEYFESRKNNLLDKISRLPYPNANATAKTSLRNQVSNIRNEEELLEKTTLINELETAINQTINKINNLPYPDGTSAPAVSTLKTRLNSLSNKEEILNLVNPLLSEKITLYKNILNSQLNPFPSDARDYGLKDRIKGLVDLNYNYENELKWNLYETKRRRVVNTLIDNLDILDSNAKSNLKREVVEIPDARKTEAIDDFETKMQSLDNIILKAQKENAKAHVDTISYPSSENSLTARNFLKNLIDQANNISEINNLRTQNQNIKNRMSTTINNVNSIVNVQRKNNINNLLNSVDNINDFDQIDIEIEKNKALDYLDSLLFLNENQKSTYSNNINTSLNNQSIETIKNEARIQNLKEEVKQVVDTIPYPNSNSREANNSKNTLKNEIQNIVLESDIQTKRTSIEQFKELLISKKTAINSLPYNSNSALAKTELTSLLNNATNIEYLNRILPEDWSNKVLMYKNLIKRFFGNNSELLARLDKTHPTKQRVNDDDNFTLQNLDYQVLETMKQNNIRKVNSLSNLDQNRKNHYRDLINAIQNTGEDLLPNPNKFEQINNLYLDAKKESVTNKINNLTNLTNSNLSDLNNVNNSIQNLRNSLHNNLRGINNESEIDTFITKVNKLNEVLSSLKQKFQNDYIIVIKTFVDKLINASSLTNINSINDEINNFYRELELLKASNGLLTIYSNNVNNITLDNVKYKAYNTLLNEVKNSTNWEFLRDLNNKKPLYEANITYTKTNRENIPNVAIQGFNRRVLESTSVDQISQITNELTSYKTKFDESVLLLNSIGKQSNRVSLNALLNNAQNNQILNSINASIIEFSNSFALAQRLISEYDSLNGKDSRKTNEFNSELDQAQNKSNIDSLIDKINNEKDRIQNVDNRKNELLSKIRNAKIEDNLKNSINEFVRIQSNIELIESLDAELSSLINYIDAVIELKNDINNNFNINNVRGNRLLNFKKEIAKLNKFISSNKLKKINFSNINETKNEIETIINNLNSIKNNTDNSNTNTSIEDLIRNEASNIFRLEANSDANKFNFNQYESVGSYNLKNAKLFFDNFDTDIYDFEIVDIQLIGNNFEKLSFKIEATMKDDEKTKVHFFKEKTFNSGIKNLVDQINFSNLDELFKINYDSIRVNTLNEWNNLSLKQQTDNFVETKSSISNFFKYEIKNKIIISNSKLSANVSIMFNNQVVKNITLNSVNNISFREVTEQRQTTIDRINLEKVMSILNETNQNRRKELFFENTSIKDLNNWDVHNNFLASQAKEKINTLYNLPKFGKYEIFIKDIYNINDFNGKAFFTLWYRINGQEAPGYNLEQRKQYNFWIDGFQLQNFYDVRPKGEHFTAADFDNSEFTRPGQDIIDLANSINESNFEWKHAIGRFWGWTNGTNQKFRSLNAKSFMEQKAFLKFEYFIKMVKGRNSKGNNRVNDEYDSVGNTALYDKDIVVNTANINPLKNNFYRYFYDFILEDDRSLSFKIGYIKKDNNNIRYSNGTRYRLINLVNDFEQTLYPDVMVNNIKYSDLDINTAEIAKRTISFYKGNINELKKHIKLRGNAQNKIVYKNYWMNRDSFYVTDIKRINNTEAYVRFESRVFNADAGRKFLGDAWYKISGFKAENNNTAETLSFTSENLHTIFESNNEIKRKRVIEPYWKDLMWSLDKNTNTASWLFDKKYIQKTLLENNPSKKELEFKIFGNILFNDNSKNSRVRNENDSIAIKINLDELISKRILSKEFTTPLIEGNSFKYTVTYEWTEKGISFKIFTNDRTNKIIIDEPEVQAFDSNVKFDKNRALIILPAAAKVYISYTNNLEKENFGVESNKFDYNDVEYTEFEQPILFSNDLDFLKDKSIYNPNQNVDYRLHEGYKMNIEQMRKHKQRDWDIVSTAYIRSMLVMLDRAYGSASLFGKVNDDPNDFKFYGITNRHVENVSNISEISGDNLLLERRNKKYVFSPYTSISQPTPYNTVSKQYETNDIIRLLSNQNTKLNKI is encoded by the coding sequence ATGAAAAAAACTTTAGCATTATCAATATTAGGAGTTGTGGCCTTTGTTGTTTCTTGTTCAACAAATGAAATTAACGAAAAAGAAACAGAAAAAAATAAAGAGCAATTTTTAAAAAATAAAGAAGAACTAAAAAATATTATTCTTAATTTAAAATATCCTAGTGGAAAAGATTCAGCAGTTGTAAAAGAAATTATAGAAAAAATTAATTCTATTGATTCAAATGACCTGATAGCTTTAGAAAAAATAAAAATTATTAAAAAATACGTATTAGAATTAAAAGAAAAAGTTGAAAAAGCTAATAACGAACTAGAATCATTAGGTTATGAAGATTATGTTATAAATGAATTATTTGATTCAGCTGACACAGATGAAGAATTTTCAAAACTTTCTGATGCTATAAAAAAAGAAAAAGAAAAGAAAAATCTGGAAATAAGAAAAAACAATTTAGATACAATTGTTAATCTTTTGCCATACCCTGATAAAAATGGTGAAATTATAAGCGATATAAATGATGCGCCTGCAATAGATAGAATAAAAAAAATTTATCATAATGATTTAACTAAAGTTATAGAAATTGAAAGTAAAATTGAAAACTTACGAGAAAATATTTTAAATTTTATTGAAAAAATTAAAACAATATCTCCACAAAATAGAATAAATTTTATAAATGATAATAGTGAAAAAATTAATTTTTATGAGTTGCTAAGAAATTCTATTTCATATGAAGACTTCGAAGCTTTAGAAAATAAGATAATACTAGCTTTAAAAAATGAAAAGGACAAAGCTATTAATTATATAAATAATTTAGATAATTTAAATTCTAATAAAAAAAGTGGTTTTGAAAACCAAATTAATAATTCTAAAAATTATAATGAAATTTCTAATATTATAAATGAAGCGGAAAATAGAAATAAAATTGATGGTTTAAAAAAATTGATTACTATAGAAGATTATATTATTTCTAATGAAAACCGCCAAAATTCTTTATTAATAGAAAAAATCAACAGTAGCATCAATAATATTTATTCAAGAATTGATAACATTAATATTCAAGAATATAATGATCAAAAAAATAATTTAATTAATTTAAAAGAAGAATTATCTGATATTAAAAACATTATAAATTCATTAGCAAATAATGATGTTTATTCATTAGAAGAATCAAAAACAAAACTAATTAATATGCTTGCTTTAGTTCAAAGCTTAAAAAGTGCAGAATTAGTAAAACTAGAAATTGAAAAAGATAAGTTAATAAATAAAGCATATAAACTTCCTTATCCTGGAAAAAATAACGAAAATAGCAATATTATTGCTATTCAAGATATACTAACTATTATCAATAATATTAGAGAATTAAGCGAATTAAATGTTGTTAATAACACAATAAATGAAATACCTCAAAAAATTAATTTAGCTATAGATGAAATAGAAAGTATTTCAGAAAATAATGAAATTCAAGATTTAGAGAGTAGAAAAGAATATTTAAAATCAGAATTAAATAAAGCAAATACAGAAGAAGAATTTAATGATCTTTTTGAAAACATAAGACTAGCAAAAACACAAAGTGTTGAAGAATATAATAAATATAGAAAAAATAAACTTATAGAAAAAATAAAATCTTTACCATATCCAGGTGGAATTGAAGCAGAAGCGATAAATGAAATTTTATCTTTAATAGATAATAGTGAACTTTCTATTGACGAATTAAATAATGTTGTAGATTCAATAATTATAAAAATAGATCAAATAATAAATAGAATAAGCGGCTTTTCACAAGATAACAAAAATATAATTAATGAAAAATTAAATTCAGCAAATACAGAAGATGAATTTAATAAAATAATCAAATTAATTGATGCTTTAGAACAGGATGAAAACAATAATTTTGCGACAAGAATAAATGCATTAGAATTTTTAAGTGAAGAACAAAAAGAAAATTTTATAAATCAATTGAAGAATAAAAACTTTGAACAAAGAAAAGAAATATTATTAAATGCAATTAAAGAAAATATTATTTCAAAAATTAATTCTCTTCCATATCCTAATAATAATGCTTCTGGAAAAAATATTTTAATTGTTGAAACAAATATTTTAACAATTGAAAATGAACTAAATGACAAATTAAACCAGATAAAAGAAATTGAAACAGCAATAAATCAAACAATAAATAAAATAAATAATCTTCCATATCCAGATGGAACAAGTGCACCAGCTGTTTCAACATTGAAAAATAGATTAAATAGTTTATCAAATAAAGAAGAAATTTTAAATTTAGTAAATCCATTATTAAGCGAAAAAATAACTTTATATAAAAATATTTTAAACTCTCAACTTAATCCTTTCCCTTCTGATGCAAGAGATTATGGACTAAAAGATAGAATAAAAGGGCTAATTGACTTAAATTCTAATTATGAAAATGAACTAAAATGAAACTTATACGAAACCAAAAGAAGACGTGTTGTTAATACATTAATTGATAATTTAGATATTTTAGATTCAAATGCTAAAAGTAATTTAAAAAGAGAAGTTGTTGAAATACCTGATGCAAGAAAAACAGAAGCTATTGATGATTTTGAAACAAAAATGCAAAGTTTAGACAACATTATTTTAAAAGCTCAAAAAGAAAATGCAAAAGCTCACGTTGATACAATTTCATATCCTAGTTCAGAAAATTCTTTAACTGCTAGAAACTTTTTAAAAAATTTAATAGATCAAGCTAATAATATTTCAGAAATTAATAATTTAAGAACTCAAAATCAAAATATAAAAAATAGAATGTCTACAACTATAAATAATGTTAATTCTATTGTAAATGTCCAAAGAAAAAATAATATAAATAACTTATTAAATAGTGTAGATAATATCAATGACTTTGATCAAATTGATATTGAAATAGAAAAAAATAAAGCTTTGGATTATTTAGATTCATTATTATTTTTAAATGAAAATCAAAAATCTACTTATTCAAATAACATTAATACTTCATTAAACAATCAATCAATTGAAACAATTAAAAATGAAGCAAGAATACAAAATTTAAAAGAAGAAGTTAAACAAGTAGTTGATACTATACCTTATCCAAATAGTAATTCAAGAGAAGCTAATAATTCAAAAAATACATTAAAAAATGAAATTCAAAACATTGTTTTAGAAAGTGATATTCAAACAAAAAGAACTTCTATAGAGCAGTTTAAGGAATTATTGATTTCTAAAAAAACTGCTATAAATTCTTTACCATATAATTCTAATTCTGCTTTAGCTAAAACTGAGCTTACTTCACTTTTAAATAATGCTACTAACATTGAGTACTTAAATAGAATTTTACCTGAAGATTGAAGTAATAAAGTTTTAATGTACAAAAATCTTATAAAAAGGTTTTTTGGAAATAATAGTGAATTGCTCGCTAGACTTGATAAAACGCACCCAACTAAACAAAGAGTTAATGATGATGATAACTTCACATTGCAAAATCTAGATTATCAAGTTTTAGAAACAATGAAGCAAAACAATATTAGAAAAGTTAATAGTCTTTCTAATTTGGATCAAAATAGAAAAAATCACTATAGAGATTTAATAAATGCAATTCAAAATACCGGAGAGGATTTATTACCAAATCCTAATAAATTTGAGCAAATAAATAACTTATATTTAGACTCTAAAAAAGAAAGCGTTACAAATAAAATAAATAATTTAACTAATTTAACTAATTCAAATTTAAGCGATTTAAATAATGTAAATAACTCAATTCAAAATTTAAGAAACTCATTACATAATAATTTAAGAGGAATAAATAATGAATCTGAAATAGATACATTTATTACTAAAGTTAATAAGTTAAATGAAGTTTTAAGTAGTTTGAAACAAAAATTCCAAAATGACTATATTATAGTTATTAAAACATTTGTTGATAAATTAATAAATGCTTCTAGTTTAATAAATATTAATAGTATTAATGATGAAATTAACAATTTCTATAGAGAATTAGAACTATTAAAAGCATCAAATGGTTTATTAACAATTTATAGCAATAATGTAAATAATATTACACTTGATAATGTTAAGTATAAGGCTTATAATACATTATTAAATGAAGTAAAAAATTCTACAAATTGAGAATTTTTAAGAGACTTAAATAATAAAAAACCTTTATACGAAGCTAATATAACTTATACAAAAACAAATAGAGAAAATATTCCTAATGTTGCAATACAAGGGTTTAATAGAAGAGTTTTAGAAAGTACATCAGTAGATCAAATAAGTCAAATCACTAATGAACTAACAAGTTATAAAACCAAGTTTGATGAATCTGTTTTATTATTGAATTCAATTGGTAAACAATCAAATAGAGTTAGTTTAAATGCATTATTAAATAATGCTTCTAATTTAGAATCATTAGATAATTTAAAACAAAAAATATTTGAATTTAGCAATATTTATAATAGGGCAATAGAATTAATAAATCAATATAATGAATCAACATTAAAAGAAGAAAATAAATTAAATCAATTTAATCAAACATTAGATAATACTCAAAATAAAAATGATATAGAGTTATTAATACAAAATATAAATAATGAAATAAATAAATCTAATAATCTTGAAAATGTAAGAAGCTCTTTAATTGAAAAAATTGAAAATTCTAATATTGAAAATTATTTAAAAATCGTTATTAAAGAAAATTTGATGAATCAAAATGATTTACAAATAATTAAAACTTTATACAACAGCTTTTCAAATTTAATTGAAAACATAGATGAAGAAAATACAGAATTATTTATAAGAAACATAAATGATTTAGATTCTTATTTAAGCATAAGAAATGATTTAAATAATGCATTTAACAGAAATAAAATTAATACTTTAAAAAATATTATTCTTGAACAAGATTATTATGTAAATGGTGTTACATTAACCCAAGAATTAAGAAACAAGATAAATAATACTTTAAGAGAAATCAATTTATCAATTGAATCAATAACAATTAATCAATTTGAAGAAAAAAGAAATTCATTGACCGAACTTAAAAATAATTTATCTTCTACAAAAGATTTAATTAATAATTTAAATAGTTCTGATGTAATTTCATTAGAAAATACAAAAAATAAAATTGCTAATTTACTAGCAGTTGTTAAACATAACGATGAAATAAGATCAGTTAAATTAGAAATTGAAAAAGAAAAAATTAGAAATAAAGCTTTTAAATTACCTTATCCTGAAAAGAATTCTCAAAGTGATAATATAATAGCAATACAAGATATTAATAATTTAATAGATTCTTTTAATTCTTATGATGATTTAGTTGCTTTATCTAGCCATATTGATACTATTCCAGAAAAAATAAATAATGCTTTAGAAAAAATAAATGAAATTAACTTAAATGTTGAAAATTCTCAGTCTAGAAAAGAATCATTAATTACAGAATTAAAAAAAGCTAATACAAATGAAGAATTTATTTTATTAATAAGCAATATTGAAAATGCTAAAAATCAATCTCAACAAGAATATTTTGAAAGTAGAAAAAATAATTTACTTGATAAAATATCTAGATTACCTTACCCAAATGCAAATGCAACAGCTAAAACTTCATTAAGAAATCAAGTTTCAAACATTAGAAATGAAGAAGAATTATTAGAAAAAACAACATTAATAAATGAATTAGAAACAGCAATAAATCAAACAATAAATAAAATAAATAATCTTCCATATCCAGATGGAACAAGTGCACCAGCTGTTTCGACATTGAAAACTAGATTAAATAGTTTATCAAATAAAGAAGAAATTTTAAATTTAGTAAATCCATTATTAAGCGAAAAAATAACTTTATATAAAAATATTTTAAACTCTCAACTTAATCCTTTCCCTTCTGATGCAAGAGATTATGGACTAAAAGATAGAATAAAAGGGTTAGTTGACTTAAATTATAATTATGAAAATGAACTAAAATGAAACTTATACGAAACCAAAAGAAGACGTGTTGTTAATACATTAATTGATAATTTAGATATTTTAGATTCAAATGCTAAAAGTAATTTAAAAAGAGAAGTTGTTGAAATACCTGATGCAAGAAAAACAGAAGCTATTGATGATTTTGAAACAAAAATGCAAAGTTTAGACAACATTATTTTAAAAGCTCAAAAAGAAAATGCAAAAGCTCACGTTGATACAATTTCATATCCTAGTTCAGAAAATTCTTTAACTGCTAGAAACTTTTTAAAAAATTTAATAGATCAAGCTAATAATATTTCAGAAATTAATAATTTAAGAACTCAAAATCAAAATATAAAAAATAGAATGTCTACAACTATAAATAATGTTAATTCTATTGTAAATGTCCAAAGAAAAAATAATATAAATAACTTATTAAATAGTGTAGATAATATCAATGACTTTGATCAAATTGATATTGAAATAGAAAAAAATAAAGCTTTGGATTATTTAGATTCATTATTATTTTTAAATGAAAATCAAAAATCTACTTATTCAAATAACATTAATACTTCATTAAACAATCAATCAATTGAAACAATTAAAAATGAAGCAAGAATACAAAATTTAAAAGAAGAAGTTAAACAAGTAGTTGATACTATACCTTATCCAAATAGTAATTCAAGAGAAGCTAATAATTCAAAAAATACATTAAAAAATGAAATTCAAAACATTGTTTTAGAAAGTGATATTCAAACAAAAAGAACTTCTATAGAGCAGTTTAAGGAATTATTGATTTCTAAAAAAACTGCTATAAATTCTTTACCATATAATTCTAATTCTGCTTTAGCTAAAACTGAGCTTACTTCACTTTTAAATAATGCTACTAACATTGAGTACTTAAATAGAATTTTACCTGAAGATTGAAGTAATAAAGTTTTAATGTACAAAAATCTTATAAAAAGGTTTTTTGGAAATAATAGTGAATTGCTCGCTAGACTTGATAAAACGCACCCAACTAAACAAAGAGTTAATGATGATGATAACTTCACATTGCAAAATCTAGATTATCAAGTTTTAGAAACAATGAAGCAAAACAATATTAGAAAAGTTAATAGTCTTTCTAATTTGGATCAAAATAGAAAAAATCACTATAGAGATTTAATAAATGCAATTCAAAATACCGGAGAGGATTTATTACCAAATCCTAATAAATTTGAGCAAATAAATAACTTATATTTAGACGCTAAAAAAGAAAGCGTTACAAATAAAATAAATAATTTAACTAATTTAACTAATTCAAATTTAAGCGATTTAAATAATGTAAATAACTCAATTCAAAATTTAAGAAACTCATTACATAATAATTTAAGAGGAATAAATAATGAATCTGAAATAGATACATTTATTACTAAAGTTAATAAGTTAAATGAAGTTTTAAGTAGTTTGAAACAAAAATTCCAAAATGACTATATTATAGTTATTAAAACATTTGTTGATAAATTAATAAATGCTTCTAGTTTAACAAATATTAACAGTATTAATGATGAAATTAACAATTTCTATAGAGAATTAGAACTATTAAAAGCATCAAATGGTTTATTAACAATTTATAGCAATAATGTAAATAATATTACACTTGATAATGTTAAGTATAAGGCTTATAATACATTATTAAATGAAGTAAAAAATTCTACAAATTGAGAATTTTTAAGAGACTTAAATAATAAAAAACCTTTATACGAAGCTAATATAACTTATACAAAAACAAATAGAGAAAATATTCCTAATGTTGCAATACAAGGGTTTAATAGAAGAGTTTTAGAAAGTACATCAGTAGATCAAATAAGTCAAATCACTAATGAACTAACAAGTTATAAAACCAAGTTTGATGAATCTGTTTTATTATTGAATTCAATTGGTAAACAATCAAATAGAGTTAGTTTAAATGCATTATTAAATAATGCTCAAAATAATCAAATTTTAAATTCTATTAATGCAAGTATTATTGAATTTTCTAATTCATTTGCTTTAGCTCAAAGATTAATAAGTGAATATGACTCATTAAATGGAAAAGATTCAAGAAAAACTAATGAATTTAATAGCGAGCTTGATCAAGCTCAAAATAAATCCAATATAGATTCTTTAATTGACAAAATTAATAATGAAAAAGATAGAATACAAAATGTAGATAATAGAAAAAATGAACTTTTATCTAAAATAAGAAATGCAAAAATAGAAGATAATTTAAAAAATTCTATAAATGAATTTGTTAGAATTCAAAGTAATATTGAATTAATTGAATCATTAGACGCAGAATTGTCTTCATTAATAAATTATATTGATGCTGTTATTGAACTAAAAAATGATATAAATAACAACTTTAATATAAATAACGTAAGAGGAAATAGACTTTTAAACTTTAAAAAAGAAATTGCAAAATTAAATAAATTTATTTCTTCTAATAAATTGAAAAAAATTAATTTTTCAAATATTAATGAAACAAAAAATGAAATTGAAACTATAATAAATAATTTAAATTCTATTAAAAATAATACAGATAATTCAAATACAAATACTTCAATAGAAGATTTAATTAGAAATGAAGCAAGTAATATCTTTAGACTAGAAGCAAACTCTGATGCAAACAAATTTAATTTTAATCAATATGAAAGTGTTGGTTCATACAACTTAAAAAATGCAAAATTATTTTTTGATAATTTTGATACTGATATATATGATTTCGAGATAGTAGATATTCAATTAATTGGAAATAATTTTGAAAAACTTTCATTTAAAATTGAAGCCACAATGAAAGATGATGAAAAAACAAAAGTTCATTTCTTTAAAGAAAAAACCTTTAATTCGGGAATTAAAAATTTAGTTGACCAAATTAATTTTTCAAATCTTGATGAGCTTTTCAAAATTAATTATGATTCAATAAGAGTAAATACCTTAAATGAGTGAAATAATCTAAGTTTAAAGCAACAAACAGACAATTTTGTAGAAACAAAATCATCTATTTCAAATTTCTTTAAATATGAAATAAAAAATAAAATAATAATTTCAAATTCGAAACTTTCTGCTAATGTTTCAATAATGTTTAATAACCAAGTTGTAAAAAATATAACTTTAAATTCTGTTAATAATATAAGCTTTAGAGAAGTAACAGAACAAAGACAAACAACAATAGATAGAATAAATCTTGAAAAAGTTATGTCTATTTTAAATGAAACAAATCAAAATAGAAGGAAAGAGTTATTTTTCGAAAATACCTCTATTAAAGATTTGAATAATTGAGATGTTCATAACAATTTCTTAGCTTCACAAGCAAAAGAAAAAATAAATACTCTTTATAATTTACCTAAATTTGGAAAGTATGAAATTTTTATAAAAGATATTTACAATATTAATGATTTTAATGGTAAAGCATTCTTTACTTTATGATATAGAATAAATGGTCAAGAAGCTCCAGGATATAATTTAGAGCAAAGAAAACAATATAATTTTTGAATTGATGGTTTCCAATTACAAAACTTTTATGATGTTAGACCAAAAGGCGAACACTTTACAGCTGCAGATTTTGATAATTCAGAATTTACTAGACCTGGACAAGATATTATAGATTTAGCAAATAGCATTAATGAAAGCAATTTTGAATGAAAACATGCCATTGGTAGATTTTGAGGTTGAACAAATGGTACAAATCAAAAATTTAGATCTTTAAATGCAAAAAGCTTTATGGAACAAAAAGCATTTTTAAAATTTGAATATTTTATAAAAATGGTAAAAGGTAGAAATAGTAAAGGAAATAACAGAGTTAATGATGAATATGATTCAGTTGGAAACACAGCTTTATATGATAAAGATATTGTTGTTAATACAGCTAACATAAATCCATTAAAAAATAATTTTTATAGATATTTTTATGATTTTATATTAGAAGATGATAGAAGTTTAAGTTTTAAAATAGGTTACATTAAAAAAGATAATAATAATATTAGATACTCAAACGGAACTAGATATAGACTTATTAATTTAGTTAATGATTTTGAGCAAACATTATATCCTGATGTAATGGTTAATAATATTAAATATTCTGATCTAGATATTAATACTGCTGAAATTGCAAAAAGAACTATTTCTTTTTATAAAGGAAATATTAATGAACTTAAAAAACATATTAAATTAAGAGGTAATGCTCAAAATAAAATTGTTTATAAGAATTATTGAATGAATAGGGATTCTTTCTATGTAACTGACATAAAAAGAATAAATAATACTGAAGCATACGTAAGATTTGAGTCAAGAGTGTTTAATGCAGATGCAGGTAGAAAATTTTTAGGTGATGCATGATATAAAATATCTGGTTTCAAGGCTGAAAATAATAATACAGCAGAAACACTATCATTTACAAGTGAAAACTTGCATACTATATTTGAATCAAATAATGAAATTAAAAGAAAAAGAGTTATTGAACCTTACTGAAAAGATTTAATGTGAAGCTTAGATAAAAACACTAATACTGCTAGTTGGTTATTTGACAAAAAGTACATACAGAAAACTTTATTAGAAAACAATCCTTCTAAAAAAGAATTAGAGTTTAAAATTTTTGGAAATATTTTATTTAATGATAACTCTAAAAATAGTAGAGTAAGAAATGAAAATGATTCGATAGCAATAAAAATTAATTTAGATGAACTTATCAGTAAAAGAATACTATCAAAAGAATTTACAACACCTTTAATTGAAGGAAATTCATTTAAATATACCGTTACCTATGAATGAACTGAAAAAGGTATTAGTTTTAAAATTTTTACAAATGATAGAACAAACAAAATAATTATTGATGAGCCAGAAGTTCAAGCTTTTGATAGTAATGTTAAATTTGATAAAAATAGAGCTTTAATAATATTACCTGCTGCTGCAAAAGTTTATATTTCTTATACAAACAATTTAGAAAAAGAAAATTTTGGAGTAGAATCTAATAAATTTGATTACAATGATGTTGAATATACAGAATTTGAACAACCTATTTTATTTAGCAATGATCTTGATTTCTTAAAAGACAAATCGATTTATAACCCTAATCAAAATGTTGATTATAGATTACACGAAGGTTATAAAATGAATATTGAACAAATGAGAAAACACAAACAAAGAGATTGAGATATAGTTTCAACAGCTTATATAAGATCTATGTTAGTTATGCTTGATAGAGCATATGGTTCAGCTTCATTATTTGGTAAAGTTAATGATGACCCTAACGACTTTAAGTTTTACGGTATAACTAATAGACACGTTGAGAATGTATCTAATATTTCAGAAATTTCTGGTGATAATTTATTATTAGAAAGAAGAAATAAAAAATATGTATTTTCTCCATATACAAGTATTTCTCAACCTACACCTTATAATACTGTTTCTAAACAATATGAAACAAACGACATTATTAGACTTTTATCAAACCAAAATACAAAATTAAATAAAATATAA